The Flavobacteriaceae bacterium 3519-10 genome includes a window with the following:
- a CDS encoding Ribonucleotide reductase of class Ia (aerobic), beta subunit, translating into MGIFDKRIGYKPFEYPEIMQFVEAINKSFWVHSEVDFTADVQDFQSQLEPHEKNAVKNALLAIAQIEVSVKTFWGNLYNHLPKPELNGLGSTFAECEFRHSEAYSRLLEVLGYNDAFNHVVEIPAIKKRIDFLSNVLKHANSTTPKEYVSSLLLFSILIENVSLFSQFAIILSFTRFKGYMKNVSNIIAWTSVDEQIHANAGIYLINKIREEQPDLLTDSDIEDIYTLVDHSIELEAEILDWIFEMGEIDNVSKENLLNFMKYRVDDSLKKIGMQTRYNVSGDEYRPMVWFEEEVFANSMDDFFAKRPVDYTKHDKSITENDLF; encoded by the coding sequence ATGGGAATTTTTGATAAAAGAATAGGTTATAAACCCTTTGAATATCCGGAGATTATGCAATTTGTGGAGGCCATCAACAAATCCTTCTGGGTTCATTCCGAAGTAGATTTCACGGCCGATGTGCAGGATTTTCAGTCGCAGCTCGAGCCGCACGAAAAAAACGCGGTGAAAAACGCACTTTTAGCGATCGCGCAGATTGAAGTTTCAGTAAAAACTTTCTGGGGTAATCTTTATAACCATTTACCAAAACCCGAACTTAACGGTTTGGGATCTACTTTTGCCGAATGCGAGTTCCGCCATTCCGAAGCCTATTCACGCTTGCTCGAAGTTTTAGGTTATAACGATGCGTTCAACCATGTGGTAGAAATTCCTGCGATTAAGAAGAGAATTGATTTTCTGTCGAACGTCCTAAAACACGCAAATTCAACGACACCGAAAGAGTACGTTTCTTCGCTTCTGCTTTTCAGTATCTTAATTGAAAACGTGTCGCTGTTCTCGCAGTTCGCAATTATTCTGTCATTCACAAGGTTTAAAGGGTACATGAAAAATGTCTCCAATATCATCGCCTGGACTTCGGTTGATGAGCAGATTCACGCCAACGCGGGGATTTACCTGATCAATAAAATCCGTGAAGAACAGCCAGATCTGCTTACTGATTCTGATATCGAAGACATTTATACACTTGTTGACCATTCAATCGAGCTCGAAGCTGAAATCCTCGACTGGATTTTCGAAATGGGCGAAATCGACAATGTATCAAAAGAGAATCTGCTCAACTTTATGAAATACCGTGTGGACGACAGCCTCAAAAAAATTGGGATGCAGACCCGTTACAATGTTTCGGGTGATGAGTACCGGCCGATGGTGTGGTTCGAGGAAGAGGTTTTCGCCAATTCAATGGACGATTTCTTCGCGAAAAGACCGGTAGATTATACCAAACACGATAAAAGTATTACGGAGAACGATTTGTTCTAG
- a CDS encoding ABC transporter, ATP-binding protein, translating to MLLIKDLHKSYDTGKSKLHVLKGINLTIDEGEFVSIMGSSGSGKSTLLNIIGILDEKDSGIYDLDGIAIEELSEIKAAEYRSRFLGFIFQSFNLIGYKNALENVALPLYYQNVSRKERNKKALEYLEKVGLAEWANHLPNELSGGQKQRVAIARALITDPKVILADEPTGALDSKTTYDIMKLLQEINREGKTIIVVTHEPDVAAQTKRNVILKDGIIESDEFIAQKVLV from the coding sequence ATGCTATTAATAAAGGACTTACATAAATCGTACGATACCGGCAAAAGTAAACTTCATGTTCTGAAGGGCATTAACCTCACAATTGATGAGGGTGAATTTGTATCAATCATGGGAAGTTCGGGTTCGGGAAAATCCACGCTTCTTAATATCATCGGAATTCTGGATGAAAAAGACTCGGGAATTTATGATCTGGACGGTATCGCGATTGAAGAACTGTCGGAAATAAAGGCAGCCGAGTACAGAAGCCGCTTCCTTGGTTTTATTTTCCAGTCGTTTAATCTCATTGGGTACAAGAATGCGCTTGAAAATGTTGCACTACCACTCTACTACCAAAATGTTTCGCGGAAAGAACGTAATAAGAAAGCCCTTGAATATCTGGAAAAAGTAGGGCTCGCGGAATGGGCAAATCACCTTCCTAATGAACTTTCGGGTGGACAGAAACAAAGAGTCGCCATTGCACGCGCACTGATCACTGACCCTAAAGTAATTCTGGCCGATGAGCCAACCGGCGCGCTGGATTCTAAAACAACCTACGACATCATGAAGCTTCTGCAGGAAATAAACCGCGAAGGCAAAACCATAATCGTCGTTACGCACGAGCCTGATGTTGCCGCCCAGACAAAAAGAAACGTCATCCTGAAAGACGGCATCATCGAAAGCGACGAATTCATTGCCCAAAAAGTGTTGGTATAA
- a CDS encoding putative ABC transporter, with product MFDLDRWREIFESIRSNILRTVLSGFTVALGLYIFIVLFGIGSGLKNAFTEGFTRDAANLISIFSGKTSLAYGGLQSDRQIVLKNEDFDNVVDSDPEKVESATPRYSTNMTVKYGKESGSYQISGANPNEQIIENRVLTEGRYLNNRDMSEKHNVAVIGRMVQRDLIKNGSPIGKDLAINGTFFKVVGVFSDDGGDWDERMITVPITTLQQLKKGSDTVSTIFVTYDQKLSPAQAIEYGEQLQKQLKAKNKVSPDDEQGIIVRNNAKNMGDTIQFLFIITLIVGFIGMGTLLAGIIGISNIMVYIVKERTQEIGVRKAIGAKPGSIVGLIMQESVVITVISGVIGVALGILSLELIGDNLEKYFIKDPSVGWGLIFVAFISLVLSGLIAGFVPAYRASRIKPIEALRSE from the coding sequence ATGTTTGATTTAGACCGTTGGAGAGAAATTTTTGAGTCAATTCGCAGTAATATATTGCGGACCGTGCTTTCCGGCTTCACGGTGGCGTTGGGACTCTACATCTTTATTGTGCTTTTCGGGATCGGTTCCGGGCTCAAAAATGCATTTACCGAAGGTTTCACACGGGATGCGGCCAATCTGATTTCCATATTTTCGGGCAAAACCTCGCTGGCTTACGGCGGATTACAGTCGGACCGGCAGATTGTACTTAAAAATGAAGACTTCGACAATGTGGTAGACAGCGATCCTGAAAAAGTGGAAAGCGCAACGCCACGATACTCCACCAACATGACCGTGAAATACGGCAAAGAAAGTGGCAGCTACCAGATCAGCGGTGCGAATCCCAACGAACAGATTATAGAAAACAGAGTTCTTACTGAAGGGCGTTACCTCAACAACCGTGACATGTCCGAAAAACATAATGTGGCCGTAATTGGAAGGATGGTTCAGCGCGACCTCATTAAAAACGGAAGCCCGATCGGCAAAGATCTCGCAATTAACGGAACCTTCTTTAAGGTAGTCGGCGTTTTTTCTGATGACGGTGGCGACTGGGATGAGCGGATGATTACGGTTCCGATTACCACACTTCAGCAACTCAAGAAAGGCTCGGATACCGTTAGTACAATCTTCGTGACTTATGATCAGAAGCTTTCGCCCGCACAAGCCATTGAATATGGTGAACAGCTGCAAAAACAACTTAAAGCCAAAAACAAAGTTTCTCCCGACGATGAACAGGGAATTATCGTGCGGAACAACGCCAAAAACATGGGCGACACCATACAGTTTCTGTTTATCATCACGCTAATCGTAGGATTTATCGGCATGGGAACACTGCTTGCCGGTATCATCGGCATCAGCAATATCATGGTGTATATCGTGAAAGAACGCACCCAGGAAATCGGTGTTAGAAAAGCGATTGGTGCAAAACCGGGCAGCATTGTTGGACTCATTATGCAGGAAAGCGTTGTGATTACTGTGATTTCAGGCGTTATTGGTGTCGCACTGGGTATTTTGTCGCTTGAACTGATTGGCGATAATCTTGAGAAATATTTCATCAAAGACCCTTCAGTGGGTTGGGGACTGATCTTCGTGGCATTCATAAGCTTAGTGTTGTCAGGCCTTATCGCAGGTTTCGTACCCGCGTATCGCGCGAGTAGGATTAAACCGATTGAAGCGCTCCGATCTGAGTAA
- a CDS encoding ABC transporter permease protein, with product MNIIFKIDTWQEIYHSLRNNKLRTFLTMIGVGWGMFLFVVLLGAAKGMENGFDKIFAGFATNSIFLWAQNTTIPYEGFPKGRKMDLHLSDIEMLPRKVGEIDYISPQNSRGNFGSPGESFSRNAKKATYTLTGDYPIGNKISQKKLIFGRYLNDADVTGSKNVIVIGEEIYKNFFDAKKNENPIGKSVNVKGIFFSVIGVFRAQKGGGPENDQSAFIPLSTFTKMYNDGDKVGFFAIVSKPNADLAKVEDQVKLELKDKYNVSPDDTNAFGSFNLGKEFKKLTGFLTGMQLLTIVVGSLTILAGVIAISNILLITVKERTKEIGIRRALGAKPAEVRNQILLESVVITLISGLLGFIIGIFVLMIADMLTKGQDEFPFYNPTVNYGEVLAAMAIMVFLGLVIGMIPAQRAVRIRPIEALRSE from the coding sequence ATGAACATCATTTTCAAAATAGATACGTGGCAGGAAATTTATCATTCCCTCCGGAATAATAAGCTCCGCACCTTCCTCACCATGATCGGTGTGGGCTGGGGCATGTTTTTATTTGTAGTGCTGCTGGGTGCTGCAAAAGGCATGGAGAATGGTTTCGATAAAATCTTTGCGGGCTTCGCCACCAATTCAATATTTCTTTGGGCACAGAATACCACCATTCCTTACGAGGGTTTTCCCAAAGGCCGGAAAATGGATCTCCATCTCAGCGATATTGAAATGTTACCCCGAAAAGTTGGAGAGATTGATTATATCTCACCACAGAACTCGCGCGGGAATTTTGGAAGCCCGGGCGAAAGCTTTTCGAGAAACGCTAAAAAAGCAACCTACACTTTAACCGGCGACTACCCCATCGGAAATAAAATCTCGCAGAAAAAACTGATTTTCGGGCGATACCTAAACGATGCCGACGTAACCGGCAGCAAAAATGTGATTGTAATTGGCGAAGAAATCTACAAGAACTTTTTCGATGCCAAAAAGAACGAAAATCCAATCGGGAAATCCGTAAATGTAAAGGGTATTTTCTTCTCGGTGATCGGTGTATTCCGGGCGCAGAAAGGTGGCGGACCCGAGAATGACCAGTCGGCTTTCATCCCGCTTTCAACTTTTACTAAAATGTATAACGACGGTGATAAAGTCGGGTTTTTTGCAATCGTGAGTAAACCGAATGCGGATCTTGCGAAGGTTGAAGATCAGGTAAAACTCGAACTTAAAGACAAATACAACGTTTCGCCGGATGATACAAATGCCTTCGGAAGTTTCAATCTCGGTAAGGAATTTAAAAAACTCACCGGATTTTTAACGGGAATGCAGCTCCTCACTATCGTTGTAGGATCTTTAACGATTCTTGCAGGGGTTATTGCGATCTCTAACATCCTGTTGATCACCGTGAAAGAAAGAACAAAAGAAATTGGCATCCGCCGGGCTTTAGGTGCAAAACCTGCAGAGGTCCGAAACCAGATCCTGCTCGAAAGTGTTGTAATTACGCTGATTTCGGGCTTGTTAGGATTTATTATCGGAATTTTTGTGCTGATGATTGCGGATATGCTTACAAAAGGTCAGGACGAATTTCCGTTCTACAACCCAACCGTTAATTATGGCGAAGTTTTAGCCGCGATGGCCATTATGGTTTTTCTGGGGCTTGTGATCGGGATGATCCCTGCGCAACGTGCAGTAAGGATTCGTCCAATTGAAGCGCTGCGGTCTGAGTAA
- a CDS encoding Membrane fusion efflux protein, which translates to MKKKFTLKKGIYIFLGLIFAVALISGISYLITSNTKESETFLTRKPMVQNMDDKVMATGDIVPREEIEIKPNMSGIIDKILVDEGDQVTAGQLIATLRIVPSVQNVNAAQQEINNANLQISNARMTVNNQQQQFAMQQKLYTQGVISKQEYITAQQQLVNTQQQLRNAQQQLQTAQKNLQIARTGATPELAGLATTQIRSKANGTVLEVPVKVGSQVIEANSFNAGTTIASIADLNSLIFQGTIDEAQAGKLKEGMEMNVVIGALQNKTFPGRVTMIAPKGKDENGTIKFPIEGDVFNKTNEYIRAGFSANGEIILSSQKNALLLDESLIQYEKINGKDNPFVEVKQPDGKFKKVNVKLGASDGINVQILSGITKDAEVKVWNPSDKDKEALKEKKDK; encoded by the coding sequence ATGAAAAAGAAATTCACTTTAAAGAAAGGAATTTACATCTTTTTGGGACTGATTTTCGCCGTTGCGCTGATTTCCGGAATAAGCTACCTGATTACTTCGAACACCAAGGAAAGCGAAACCTTCCTCACCCGAAAACCTATGGTTCAGAATATGGACGATAAAGTGATGGCAACCGGAGATATTGTTCCGCGCGAAGAAATTGAGATCAAACCGAACATGTCGGGAATTATTGATAAAATCCTTGTAGATGAAGGCGATCAGGTTACAGCCGGACAACTTATTGCAACTTTAAGAATCGTTCCGAGTGTTCAGAATGTAAATGCCGCGCAGCAGGAAATAAATAATGCTAACCTGCAGATCAGCAATGCGAGAATGACCGTGAACAACCAACAGCAGCAGTTCGCAATGCAACAGAAACTGTACACCCAGGGCGTAATCTCTAAGCAGGAGTATATCACGGCGCAACAACAGCTTGTAAACACGCAGCAGCAGCTCAGAAACGCACAGCAGCAGCTACAAACCGCACAGAAAAACCTTCAGATCGCAAGAACCGGAGCAACACCGGAGCTGGCAGGGCTTGCAACTACGCAGATCCGCTCAAAAGCCAACGGAACGGTGCTTGAAGTGCCGGTGAAAGTCGGCAGCCAGGTGATTGAGGCTAACTCTTTCAATGCCGGAACTACCATCGCGTCTATTGCAGACCTTAACTCCCTGATCTTCCAGGGAACCATCGATGAGGCGCAGGCCGGCAAACTTAAAGAAGGAATGGAAATGAACGTGGTAATCGGTGCGTTGCAGAACAAAACTTTTCCGGGACGCGTAACGATGATAGCGCCCAAAGGCAAGGACGAAAATGGTACCATTAAGTTCCCCATTGAAGGCGACGTCTTCAACAAAACCAACGAATACATCCGCGCCGGGTTTTCGGCTAACGGTGAAATTATCCTGAGTTCGCAGAAAAACGCGCTTCTTCTGGATGAATCTTTAATTCAGTACGAAAAAATAAACGGCAAAGACAATCCGTTTGTTGAAGTGAAACAACCGGACGGCAAATTCAAGAAAGTGAATGTAAAACTTGGAGCCAGTGACGGTATCAACGTTCAGATCCTATCCGGAATTACGAAAGATGCCGAAGTGAAAGTCTGGAATCCGTCGGATAAAGACAAGGAAGCACTCAAAGAAAAGAAAGACAAATAA
- a CDS encoding HD domain protein codes for MPTDLIENTVDFVKATLEGAEAGHDWFHTERVWKLARKLAQVEQCNLQIVELGALLHDIADPKFHNGHENLAIRISQEFLQSHGASPSVISEVLFIIRNISFKNRNEAPAELPIELKIIQDADRLDAIGAIGIARTFNFGGFKNNLMYHPDIQPKMNMSKEEYKKNDGTTINHFYEKLLLLKDLMHTESAKKIASERHDFMLKFLAEFKKEWNVDDHI; via the coding sequence ATGCCTACTGATCTAATTGAAAATACCGTCGATTTTGTAAAAGCTACGCTAGAAGGCGCTGAAGCGGGCCACGACTGGTTCCATACAGAACGTGTCTGGAAACTTGCAAGGAAGCTTGCGCAGGTGGAGCAGTGTAACCTCCAAATTGTAGAACTTGGCGCGCTGCTGCACGATATTGCGGACCCGAAATTTCATAATGGACATGAAAATTTAGCGATCAGGATTTCTCAGGAATTTTTGCAGAGCCACGGTGCGTCGCCCTCGGTAATCAGCGAGGTTCTTTTCATCATCAGAAATATTTCATTCAAAAACAGAAATGAGGCGCCTGCTGAACTTCCGATAGAACTTAAAATTATTCAGGATGCTGACCGCCTCGACGCAATTGGTGCCATTGGTATCGCGAGAACTTTCAATTTTGGCGGATTTAAAAATAATTTAATGTATCATCCTGATATTCAGCCAAAAATGAATATGAGTAAGGAAGAATACAAGAAAAACGACGGGACGACGATCAATCATTTCTACGAAAAACTACTGCTTCTAAAAGACCTGATGCATACCGAAAGTGCAAAAAAAATCGCGTCTGAGAGACACGATTTTATGCTGAAATTCCTTGCTGAGTTCAAGAAGGAATGGAACGTGGATGATCATATTTAG